The nucleotide sequence TTAAACACCTTTTTGAGCGCGCTCGCCGCCTACGCCGTCGCCAAAATTCCCTTTCCTGGACGCGACAGGCTCTTCGCTTTCATGCTCGCCACCATGATGATCCCGGGCGTGCTCTTCTTGATTCCCACCTACGTGATCATCTACAACCTCGGCTGGGTGGGCCAGTTTCACGCGCTCATCATCCCTTCGGCGGTGTCGATCTACAACATCTTCCTCGTCCGGCAGTTCATGGTGGGGATTCCGAACGAGCTCCTCGAGGCGGCCCGCTTGGACGGCGCCAGCGAGCTGGGCATCTTCTGGCGGATCATGCTGCCGATGTCGCGGCCGGTTCTGGCGACCGTTGCGATCCTCACCTTTATCGGAAGCTGGAACGACTTTCTGGGGCCGCTGCTGTACCTCAATAGGCCCGAAACCTGGACAGTCCAGCTCGGCCTCCAGCAGTTCCAGGGCACCGTGCCGGGCGAGAACGCTCAGCAGATCTGGGCCGCCACCACCCTTATCACCGTGCCCTTAGTCGTCCTCTACTTCTTGCTGCAGGACCAGTTCATGAAGGCGTTTGCCAACGTCTCCTTG is from Deinococcota bacterium and encodes:
- a CDS encoding carbohydrate ABC transporter permease, giving the protein MRRSIWTRTLVYGLLVVGAFFVAYPFFYMVMNSVKPGPEILNAPNSLPSRITLSGYIDVFTRLDMLRLFRNSLIISVSVTLLNTFLSALAAYAVAKIPFPGRDRLFAFMLATMMIPGVLFLIPTYVIIYNLGWVGQFHALIIPSAVSIYNIFLVRQFMVGIPNELLEAARLDGASELGIFWRIMLPMSRPVLATVAILTFIGSWNDFLGPLLYLNRPETWTVQLGLQQFQGTVPGENAQQIWAATTLITVPLVVLYFLLQDQFMKAFANVSLK